The following proteins come from a genomic window of Thermostichus vulcanus str. 'Rupite':
- a CDS encoding DUF3352 domain-containing protein → MGQRRLLRGILIGLGLLVAMTVWVVTWLLTQSPVALLLAHPDLPPIVGLAPRSTEAMLVLATPLEDLQAFLQAATPPAKRRATRQRWREFFSPQGPAWLGSILAGGSLDFEREVRPWLGQSTLLAQLPQLGTLVALETRNPAAAQFELNLLWERQSLAGIPVQVQTYKGIQVVSSPLPRLDGFSAAMFGERYVLLAEQAAAIRQAIDAWQLPQLSLVTQPQFQQVIEPLQEAHVGWAFWRNGGSPAVNPALPDGEDQALRLEAVGLALGLNFQGLVAQSAALWHARPGFSLPSTEAFRPQILKHLPDETSALISGQNLAQVWSSLGQIQPLSIGSLGLQVDPGQWLSTLATQVDLEWQPLLPKRGEFALARLGSPTEEADPSWLLVSEIPAESSTTLEEAVQAQGWQVVSIPMAQGTATAWAKPVKQEGAEPDSPAASQSTQSTYRSEAPILAISEPEVSAFSAGQSPLAEAIPDNLEGIPEPPPLLAQVYHVDRNGYCYLASSLAVLEAALQDPPLSAERSWRKLVSPLPHRNLGYGYTSLGSLLGFAELPFLKEFKGARLTSTRVVFTTTALTAAAAPYPDQGGWITQVGKLFWQWY, encoded by the coding sequence ATGGGGCAACGGCGACTCTTACGCGGGATCCTGATTGGGCTGGGGCTTTTGGTGGCCATGACCGTATGGGTTGTGACGTGGCTGCTGACCCAAAGTCCAGTGGCTTTGCTGCTGGCTCACCCCGATTTGCCGCCGATTGTGGGTTTAGCCCCCCGTTCTACGGAGGCGATGCTGGTGCTGGCTACCCCCCTCGAGGATCTGCAAGCCTTTTTGCAAGCCGCTACCCCCCCTGCAAAACGACGGGCCACTCGTCAGCGCTGGCGGGAGTTTTTCTCACCCCAAGGCCCCGCTTGGCTGGGATCCATCCTGGCCGGGGGATCCCTTGATTTTGAGCGGGAAGTTCGTCCCTGGCTGGGGCAGAGCACGCTCCTAGCCCAGTTGCCCCAGTTGGGCACCTTGGTTGCTTTAGAAACCCGTAATCCAGCAGCCGCACAATTTGAGCTGAATCTGTTGTGGGAACGGCAGAGCTTGGCCGGGATCCCGGTGCAGGTCCAAACCTACAAAGGCATTCAGGTGGTATCTAGCCCGTTGCCGCGGTTGGATGGATTTTCCGCAGCGATGTTTGGCGAACGGTATGTGTTGCTGGCGGAGCAAGCCGCCGCCATCCGGCAGGCGATCGATGCCTGGCAGCTGCCGCAGCTGTCTTTGGTGACTCAGCCACAGTTTCAACAGGTGATCGAGCCGTTGCAGGAGGCGCATGTGGGTTGGGCCTTTTGGCGAAACGGCGGCTCCCCTGCTGTCAATCCTGCTCTGCCGGACGGAGAGGACCAGGCGCTCAGGTTAGAGGCGGTCGGCTTGGCTCTGGGGCTGAATTTTCAGGGCCTAGTGGCCCAAAGCGCGGCCCTTTGGCATGCCCGGCCAGGGTTCTCATTACCGAGCACGGAAGCCTTTCGCCCGCAGATTCTCAAACACTTGCCGGATGAAACCTCGGCCTTGATTTCCGGGCAAAACTTGGCGCAGGTGTGGAGCAGCTTGGGTCAGATTCAACCCCTTTCTATCGGCTCGCTGGGGTTACAGGTGGATCCCGGTCAGTGGCTGAGCACGCTGGCCACCCAGGTGGATCTGGAGTGGCAGCCCCTGTTGCCGAAAAGGGGAGAATTTGCCCTAGCCCGCCTGGGATCCCCAACCGAAGAAGCGGATCCCTCCTGGTTGTTGGTGAGCGAAATCCCAGCAGAATCGAGCACTACTTTAGAAGAGGCCGTGCAAGCCCAAGGCTGGCAGGTGGTTTCCATTCCCATGGCCCAAGGTACAGCAACAGCTTGGGCCAAACCGGTGAAGCAGGAGGGGGCTGAACCCGATTCCCCTGCAGCATCCCAGTCCACCCAATCGACCTATCGCTCCGAGGCTCCGATCCTGGCAATCTCAGAACCGGAAGTGAGTGCTTTTTCTGCCGGTCAGTCCCCTTTGGCAGAGGCTATCCCCGACAACCTGGAAGGGATCCCGGAACCGCCCCCGTTGCTGGCCCAGGTCTATCACGTTGACCGGAATGGGTACTGCTATCTGGCTTCTTCTCTGGCGGTTTTGGAAGCGGCCTTGCAGGATCCCCCCCTCAGTGCTGAGCGGAGCTGGCGCAAGCTGGTGTCTCCTTTGCCGCACCGCAATCTTGGCTATGGTTACACCTCTCTGGGATCCCTGTTGGGTTTTGCAGAGTTGCCCTTTTTGAAGGAGTTCAAAGGAGCTCGACTGACTTCCACACGGGTGGTTTTCACCACGACTGCCCTCACCGCGGCTGCCGCTCCCTATCCTGACCAAGGCGGTTGGATCACGCAAGTGGGCAAACTGTTTTGGCAGTGGTATTGA
- the argB gene encoding acetylglutamate kinase, which yields MQCDPLTRAQILSEALPYIQQYQGRVVVIKYGGAAMVHQERRAEVLRDIVFLSCVGIRPVLVHGGGPEINSWLQKLDIPFKFVDGLRVTDGATMEVVEMVLVGKVNKQIVQLISLAGGSAVGLCGRDGNLIKARSQGRAEIGFVGEVSSINPNLIQTLLEGGQIPVISSVAADETGQAYNINADTVAGELAASLGAEKLILLTDTPGILRDPQDRSSLVTLVDIETARRLIQTGVVKGGMIPKVQCCIRALAQGVRAAHILDGGSPHSLLLEILTDAGVGTKLVPSQYSAQVGEAGNGSR from the coding sequence ATGCAATGTGATCCTCTGACGCGGGCTCAAATCCTCAGCGAAGCGCTGCCCTACATCCAGCAATATCAAGGTCGAGTCGTGGTGATCAAATATGGCGGTGCCGCCATGGTGCATCAAGAGCGACGAGCTGAGGTGCTACGGGATATTGTCTTTCTCTCCTGTGTTGGTATTCGTCCGGTGTTGGTGCATGGAGGGGGGCCGGAGATCAACAGTTGGCTGCAAAAGCTGGATATTCCCTTCAAGTTTGTGGATGGCCTACGGGTGACGGATGGCGCCACCATGGAAGTGGTGGAAATGGTGTTGGTGGGTAAAGTCAACAAGCAAATTGTGCAGTTGATCAGCTTGGCGGGCGGATCTGCAGTGGGGTTGTGTGGACGGGATGGCAACTTGATCAAAGCACGCTCCCAGGGTCGGGCGGAAATCGGCTTTGTGGGGGAGGTGAGCAGCATTAACCCCAATTTGATTCAAACCCTGTTGGAGGGCGGACAAATTCCGGTGATCTCCAGTGTGGCTGCGGATGAAACGGGCCAAGCCTACAACATCAATGCCGATACAGTGGCCGGGGAACTGGCGGCTTCTCTGGGAGCAGAAAAGCTGATTTTACTCACCGATACCCCTGGCATTCTTAGAGATCCACAGGATCGCAGCTCTTTGGTTACCTTGGTGGATATCGAAACTGCCCGCCGACTGATCCAAACGGGTGTCGTCAAGGGAGGCATGATTCCCAAGGTACAGTGTTGTATCCGGGCTTTGGCCCAAGGGGTACGGGCTGCCCACATTCTGGATGGGGGATCCCCGCATTCCCTGTTGCTGGAGATTTTGACCGATGCTGGGGTGGGTACTAAGTTGGTTCCCTCCCAGTATTCCGCCCAGGTGGGGGAAGCAGGTAACGGATCCCGGTGA
- a CDS encoding ribonuclease H family protein produces MATVSRKAARPTRLVTCPRTGIFTDGGCSPNPGPGGWAVVVVQEDQIVEEWYGGDPASTNNRMELTGLIQALRYCRDTENNTIHTIYSDSNLCVQTYNSWMSQWAAQGWRRRTGPVENLDLVQQLHQLQQQCPHIQVSWIQAHKGMRWNEYADELVARGRLQAK; encoded by the coding sequence ATGGCCACAGTTTCTCGCAAAGCGGCACGACCGACTCGATTGGTGACTTGTCCTCGCACTGGCATTTTCACCGACGGAGGATGTTCTCCCAATCCGGGGCCAGGGGGATGGGCTGTTGTGGTGGTTCAGGAGGATCAAATTGTGGAGGAGTGGTACGGTGGGGATCCCGCTAGCACCAACAACCGTATGGAGTTAACCGGCTTAATTCAGGCATTGCGGTATTGCCGCGACACTGAAAACAACACCATTCACACCATCTACAGCGATTCCAACCTGTGCGTACAAACCTACAACAGTTGGATGTCCCAATGGGCTGCGCAGGGATGGCGGCGACGCACTGGCCCCGTGGAGAACTTGGATTTGGTGCAACAGCTGCATCAATTACAACAGCAGTGCCCCCACATCCAGGTGAGCTGGATTCAGGCCCACAAAGGGATGCGTTGGAACGAATATGCAGATGAGTTGGTGGCCCGCGGTCGGCTGCAGGCGAAGTGA
- a CDS encoding OB-fold-containig protein — MLFSLLNLPYWILLGVGVGLFLLVILAGGGDEDLEVESNLDPELDADNGSLLGWLGVGEAPLVLLLALDFSLWGLLGWGLQVALLGWLGSLGSMGQFGILMGSLVVSIGLGRWIARPIGLAFAGFGEDTSEERLIGRVGTVSSQEIPLGGRIGQVDVLDAHRNRVTVSARLPEWATTAPKRGQEVILIEHGSQGYVVILKDGPDEARWLQSGSSPVLPK, encoded by the coding sequence ATGCTCTTTAGCTTGCTGAATTTGCCCTATTGGATCCTGTTGGGAGTTGGGGTCGGCCTGTTTCTATTGGTGATCCTGGCGGGTGGGGGAGATGAAGATCTGGAAGTGGAGTCTAACTTGGATCCAGAGCTAGATGCGGATAACGGATCCCTATTGGGGTGGTTGGGGGTGGGGGAGGCACCGTTGGTTTTGCTGCTAGCCTTGGATTTTTCCCTCTGGGGGTTACTGGGCTGGGGGCTTCAGGTGGCGTTGCTGGGTTGGTTGGGATCCCTCGGTAGTATGGGGCAGTTTGGGATTTTGATGGGATCCCTAGTGGTTTCTATCGGCTTGGGGCGTTGGATTGCCCGTCCGATAGGTTTGGCATTCGCCGGGTTTGGGGAAGATACCAGCGAGGAACGGTTGATTGGGCGGGTGGGCACAGTTAGCTCACAGGAAATCCCCCTGGGAGGGCGCATCGGCCAGGTGGATGTCTTGGATGCCCACCGCAATCGGGTTACCGTCAGCGCCCGACTGCCTGAATGGGCCACCACCGCACCGAAAAGAGGCCAAGAAGTCATCTTGATTGAGCACGGATCCCAGGGATATGTGGTGATCTTAAAAGATGGGCCCGATGAGGCCCGCTGGCTACAATCTGGCTCTTCTCCCGTTTTGCCGAAGTAG
- a CDS encoding cytochrome P450, with translation MVGNLTEVYGSANRLSGYLSFHENFGKIVQIFWLWKQQISVASYAMAHHILQARASHYQKYHPNALTFFTDGGHFTFDVFFLDVVILALSRLTQHYCHAHCDRLDHGWSFVFSLV, from the coding sequence TTGGTGGGCAATCTAACAGAGGTTTATGGTTCAGCCAATCGGCTATCGGGTTATCTCAGTTTTCACGAGAATTTCGGCAAGATCGTACAAATTTTTTGGTTGTGGAAGCAGCAGATCTCGGTCGCTAGCTATGCCATGGCCCATCATATCTTGCAAGCTCGGGCGAGCCATTATCAAAAATATCACCCCAATGCCCTAACCTTTTTTACCGATGGTGGCCATTTTACCTTTGATGTCTTTTTTTTGGATGTGGTTATATTGGCGTTATCGAGATTGACTCAGCATTATTGCCATGCACATTGTGATCGACTGGATCACGGTTGGTCATTTGTATTTTCCCTGGTTTGA
- a CDS encoding ABC transporter ATP-binding protein, translating to MSESRLRTRYQPSPNWRDMRSFQSPVSLLGYGWRAVGLVWRTHRWLTLILAVLTVISGLLPAAIAYTGKLIVDGVVLAAQTGEAVDRHWALRYVALEAGILVVQSATQQGMQTCQSLLRVLLGQQVNVLILEKALTLELAQFEDSEIYDQMTRARQEASSRPISLVTGSFALAKHLLALLTLGGLLLAFSPWAVGILFLAALPSFIAETRFAGEAFRIFRRRAPETRQQVYLETLIAREDFAREVKLYQLGPLFLDRYREIFQRLYQEGRDLTLRRGSWNFGLGALGTLTFYGAYAWIVLETVAGRITLGDMTLYLTVFRQGQTTLSTLLGSLGGLYEDALYLSNLYEFLELRIPPCLGGADHGPIPGDGIRFEGVSFRYPGSSKPALQNITLHIRPGEKLALVGKNGSGKTTLINLLVRMYPPDSGRITLDGLDLQKWDLEVLHRRIGVIFQNFVRYQFTAGENIGLGDVQHLQERPRWFLAAEKGMARPFIEELPQGFDAQLGKWFRDGEELSGGQWQKIALSRAFMRSQADILVLDEPTAAMDAEAEYEIFERLHALTQDQIAILISHRFSTVRMADQIAVMEEGRIVEQGSHAELLALGGRYAHLFSLQAAGYQ from the coding sequence ATGTCAGAGTCTCGCTTGCGCACTCGCTATCAACCTTCCCCCAATTGGCGGGATATGCGTTCGTTTCAATCTCCTGTGTCACTACTGGGTTACGGTTGGCGAGCGGTCGGGTTGGTGTGGAGAACCCACCGTTGGCTGACCTTGATCCTGGCAGTGTTGACGGTGATCTCAGGTTTATTACCAGCGGCCATCGCCTATACCGGCAAGCTGATCGTGGATGGAGTGGTATTGGCAGCTCAGACCGGGGAGGCGGTGGATCGACACTGGGCCCTGCGCTACGTGGCCCTGGAAGCTGGGATCCTGGTGGTACAATCGGCTACTCAGCAGGGGATGCAAACCTGTCAGTCCTTGCTGCGGGTGTTACTGGGCCAACAAGTGAATGTGCTGATTTTGGAGAAGGCCCTGACACTGGAGCTGGCCCAATTCGAGGATTCAGAAATTTATGACCAGATGACCCGCGCCCGCCAAGAGGCTTCTAGCCGACCGATCAGCTTGGTGACCGGTAGCTTTGCTTTGGCGAAGCATCTGCTCGCGTTGCTGACCTTGGGAGGATTGTTGCTCGCCTTTTCTCCCTGGGCGGTGGGGATCCTGTTTTTAGCCGCTTTGCCCAGTTTTATTGCTGAGACTCGTTTTGCCGGGGAAGCCTTTCGCATTTTTCGTCGACGCGCCCCAGAAACCCGACAGCAGGTGTACCTCGAAACCCTGATTGCCCGTGAGGATTTTGCTCGTGAGGTGAAGCTTTATCAGCTGGGGCCGCTATTTCTGGATCGTTATCGAGAGATCTTTCAGCGGCTGTACCAAGAGGGGCGGGATCTCACGTTGCGGCGGGGTTCCTGGAACTTTGGTCTGGGGGCACTGGGTACGCTCACCTTCTACGGGGCCTATGCCTGGATTGTTTTGGAAACGGTGGCCGGCAGGATCACACTGGGGGATATGACCCTTTATTTGACGGTTTTTCGCCAGGGCCAGACCACCCTTTCGACTCTGCTGGGATCCCTGGGGGGTTTGTATGAAGATGCCCTGTATCTCTCCAATTTGTATGAGTTTTTGGAGTTGCGGATCCCACCCTGCCTAGGGGGCGCCGATCATGGCCCGATTCCGGGAGATGGCATTCGCTTTGAGGGGGTGAGCTTTCGGTATCCTGGTAGCTCTAAACCGGCGCTGCAAAACATTACGTTGCACATTCGCCCTGGGGAAAAGTTGGCTTTAGTCGGCAAAAATGGCTCCGGAAAAACCACGTTAATCAATCTTTTGGTGCGGATGTACCCACCGGATTCCGGACGCATCACATTGGATGGCCTGGATTTGCAAAAGTGGGATCTGGAGGTACTTCATCGCCGCATTGGGGTGATTTTTCAAAACTTTGTCCGCTACCAGTTTACTGCTGGAGAAAACATTGGCTTGGGGGATGTCCAGCATTTACAGGAGCGCCCCCGCTGGTTTTTGGCTGCCGAAAAAGGAATGGCACGACCTTTTATTGAAGAACTGCCGCAGGGGTTCGATGCCCAGTTGGGCAAGTGGTTTCGGGATGGGGAGGAACTCTCGGGGGGGCAGTGGCAGAAGATTGCTTTGTCCAGAGCTTTTATGCGTTCTCAGGCGGATATTTTGGTGTTGGATGAACCCACTGCTGCTATGGATGCCGAAGCAGAATATGAAATTTTTGAGCGCCTGCATGCCCTCACCCAAGACCAAATTGCCATCTTGATCTCCCATCGGTTTTCCACCGTGCGCATGGCGGATCAGATCGCGGTGATGGAGGAGGGGCGCATCGTTGAGCAGGGATCCCATGCCGAGCTGTTGGCCTTGGGAGGACGCTATGCCCATTTGTTTTCCCTACAGGCGGCAGGGTATCAATAG
- a CDS encoding phosphotransacetylase family protein: MSKFLLIGSTEPFSGKSAAILGLAKHLQQQGMKITYGKPIGSCMTEDCSIEGGDPDMRFVAESLRLTIAQMPPMLLQLNGDALLAQMKQNPGESAPDHPIAPLLEFVQGSPADLVLLEGPADLYEGELFGLSLAKMAQALQAPVLLISRYHSPLAVDSILAAHTQLGSHLAGVLLNDVPQNQLQQVKTVIQPFLEGRGIPVLGVLPSHRILRSISVGELARQLEAEVLCCSDRLDLMVEDIAVGAMNVNSALKYFRKSEHKAVITGGDRTDIQLAALETSTLCLILTGKLPLDPRIQSRAEELEVPILSVDLDTFTTINRIERVFGQIRLHEEVKVRCIQELMSSNFDFSRLYAHLGLTQSLVSAART, encoded by the coding sequence GTGTCCAAGTTCCTCCTTATCGGTTCTACCGAGCCTTTCAGTGGTAAGTCTGCTGCCATTCTGGGTTTGGCTAAGCATTTGCAGCAGCAAGGGATGAAGATAACCTACGGCAAGCCGATTGGCTCTTGCATGACGGAAGATTGCTCCATTGAAGGGGGCGATCCGGACATGCGTTTTGTGGCGGAGTCTCTACGGCTCACCATTGCCCAAATGCCGCCGATGCTTCTACAACTGAACGGAGATGCTCTGCTGGCGCAAATGAAGCAAAATCCTGGGGAGTCTGCCCCAGACCATCCGATTGCGCCTCTGTTGGAATTTGTGCAGGGATCCCCTGCGGATTTGGTGTTGCTGGAAGGCCCTGCCGATCTCTACGAAGGGGAGCTGTTTGGTTTGTCACTGGCTAAAATGGCCCAAGCTTTGCAAGCCCCTGTCCTGTTGATCAGCCGCTACCACTCGCCATTGGCGGTCGATTCTATCCTTGCTGCCCATACCCAACTGGGATCCCATTTGGCGGGGGTCTTACTGAACGATGTACCGCAAAACCAACTGCAACAGGTGAAAACCGTGATCCAGCCTTTCCTGGAGGGCCGCGGGATCCCGGTGTTGGGTGTACTGCCCTCCCACCGCATTTTACGCAGCATCAGTGTCGGAGAACTGGCTCGACAACTGGAAGCGGAGGTGCTCTGTTGCTCGGATCGGCTGGATCTGATGGTGGAGGATATTGCGGTGGGGGCAATGAACGTCAACTCGGCTCTGAAATATTTCCGTAAATCGGAACACAAAGCGGTGATCACGGGTGGAGATCGCACCGATATCCAATTGGCCGCCCTGGAAACCTCGACGCTTTGTCTGATCCTGACCGGCAAGTTGCCCTTGGATCCCCGCATTCAGTCGCGGGCGGAAGAGTTGGAGGTACCGATCCTCTCAGTCGATCTGGATACCTTCACCACCATCAATCGTATCGAACGGGTCTTCGGACAAATCCGCCTCCACGAAGAGGTTAAGGTGCGCTGCATCCAGGAGCTAATGTCATCAAATTTTGACTTTTCCCGTCTTTATGCCCACCTTGGCCTGACACAATCCCTAGTGTCGGCGGCGCGGACGTAA
- a CDS encoding 5'-nucleotidase: protein MPVDLSQYLVVGISSRALFDLSYEDEIFRTQGLAAYADHQLENEQYILKPGAAFPLVKALLSLNALSPGSRQTEVVIMSRNAAETSLRIFNSIDYYGLDITRAALTGGAALAPYLQAFRVDLFLSLYEDDVQAAIDAGVASALVYEKPTDPIETEIQQIRIAFDGDAVLFSDESERIYQEQGLEAFVAHEKENARQPLPEGPFAKLLRAISSLQNQGCSQGSPIRTALVTARSSPAHERVIRTLREWGVRLDETFFLGGMPKGEVLKAFRPHIYFDDQTVHCDHAAQFVPTGRVPYLTRSTVTHE, encoded by the coding sequence ATGCCTGTTGATCTCAGTCAATATCTAGTGGTCGGGATCTCCTCCCGCGCTCTTTTTGATCTTTCCTACGAAGATGAGATCTTCCGCACTCAAGGGCTAGCCGCTTACGCAGATCACCAACTGGAAAACGAACAGTATATCCTCAAACCTGGGGCCGCTTTTCCTTTAGTTAAAGCCTTGCTGAGCCTCAATGCTCTCTCTCCAGGATCCCGTCAAACGGAAGTGGTAATCATGTCCCGTAATGCGGCTGAAACCAGTCTGCGTATTTTCAATTCTATCGATTATTATGGGCTGGATATTACCCGTGCCGCTTTGACTGGAGGAGCTGCTTTGGCCCCCTATTTGCAGGCATTTCGTGTGGATTTGTTCCTATCCCTTTACGAAGATGATGTACAGGCGGCCATTGATGCTGGGGTAGCCAGTGCGCTGGTGTACGAGAAGCCAACCGATCCGATCGAAACTGAGATCCAACAAATTCGTATTGCTTTTGATGGAGATGCGGTGTTGTTTTCGGATGAGTCGGAGCGCATTTACCAAGAACAGGGCTTAGAAGCCTTCGTCGCCCACGAAAAAGAGAATGCGCGTCAACCGTTGCCGGAAGGGCCGTTTGCCAAGTTACTGCGAGCTATTTCCAGCCTACAAAACCAAGGTTGCAGTCAGGGATCCCCGATTCGCACAGCTCTGGTGACCGCCCGCAGCAGTCCTGCCCATGAACGGGTGATCCGTACCCTACGGGAATGGGGTGTCCGCCTGGATGAAACCTTTTTCTTAGGGGGAATGCCGAAAGGAGAGGTGCTGAAAGCCTTTCGCCCACATATCTATTTTGATGATCAGACGGTTCATTGTGATCATGCCGCCCAATTTGTACCGACAGGCAGAGTTCCCTATCTCACTCGTTCGACCGTGACCCATGAATAG
- a CDS encoding DUF3352 domain-containing protein, giving the protein MQAQLHRGFRPLSLTLLALGGAWLVGACQRKAPEAQLPGDILPETVLVPQSVPMVLAFATNPEAAFSTHPDLLAQWETWTSEALAETGSEFPREDIQNWAGEQFTMAVVVPNLVPTASEPIPGILFGASTRNTDLSGQFLAQVRQQAEAEGANFERRQEQGVTLHVQTNGDPGEQWVTAEFGNRFVAVANDPSVMQQAVAVYRGEAESISRSERFRSAAAELYTDGALAFAYLNFETLQDNPEWGGWMEEVDPAALKSLKPIRSLAMAAHWQEQGLRVRMLTQTDPEANLQAGLQPARGELIQRLPGNALTVISTQQIAQRWQALLPKLEEDPLVKESLEELRAEFRASTQLDLEQDVLAWMDGELALLVAPDAQAHPLLQGMGAALVIESSQKDKANTALAQLDQLAQESGARVTEANGQVIWADSLFNQPLLIRAWEGNYLIITSSTGALQTIAQRQGNLLPQTEPLKTLYDQLHKPNYGYFLLNWQGIRTLLEAALPGGLATLDPEAQDLLTRIDGLGVTSYPVGGHGLGLEFLVTVPAKP; this is encoded by the coding sequence ATGCAGGCCCAACTTCATCGTGGTTTTCGCCCTCTCTCCCTGACCCTGCTGGCTTTGGGAGGGGCTTGGCTGGTCGGGGCCTGTCAGCGAAAAGCTCCAGAAGCCCAACTGCCAGGGGATATTCTGCCGGAGACGGTGTTGGTTCCCCAATCTGTACCGATGGTGTTGGCCTTTGCCACCAACCCAGAAGCAGCGTTCAGCACCCATCCTGATCTGTTGGCACAATGGGAAACCTGGACCTCAGAAGCCTTGGCAGAAACCGGCAGCGAGTTTCCCAGAGAGGACATCCAAAACTGGGCTGGGGAGCAGTTTACGATGGCGGTGGTGGTGCCCAATCTGGTGCCGACTGCCTCTGAGCCTATCCCTGGGATCCTGTTCGGGGCCAGTACCCGCAACACCGATTTGTCTGGGCAATTTTTGGCCCAGGTGCGGCAACAAGCGGAAGCAGAAGGGGCTAACTTCGAACGTCGCCAAGAGCAAGGGGTGACCCTCCACGTCCAAACCAACGGGGATCCCGGCGAACAGTGGGTGACCGCAGAATTTGGCAACCGTTTTGTGGCTGTGGCCAACGATCCAAGCGTGATGCAGCAGGCGGTGGCTGTTTATCGTGGTGAAGCAGAATCCATCAGCCGTTCTGAACGCTTCCGCTCTGCCGCTGCCGAGCTGTATACCGATGGAGCCCTGGCCTTTGCCTACCTTAACTTTGAGACTTTACAGGACAACCCCGAATGGGGGGGCTGGATGGAGGAAGTCGATCCAGCGGCACTGAAGTCTCTGAAGCCGATTCGCTCCTTGGCCATGGCTGCCCACTGGCAGGAGCAGGGCTTACGAGTCCGGATGCTCACCCAAACCGATCCGGAGGCCAATTTACAAGCTGGATTGCAACCTGCCCGTGGGGAGCTGATCCAACGCCTGCCAGGTAACGCTCTGACCGTGATCAGCACCCAACAGATTGCCCAACGTTGGCAAGCCCTGTTGCCTAAGCTAGAGGAAGATCCGCTGGTGAAAGAGTCGCTGGAGGAGCTGCGGGCTGAGTTTCGCGCCAGTACCCAACTGGATTTGGAACAAGATGTGCTCGCCTGGATGGATGGGGAACTGGCTCTGTTGGTGGCGCCAGATGCTCAGGCCCATCCGCTCTTACAGGGTATGGGGGCAGCTTTGGTGATCGAGAGCAGCCAAAAAGACAAGGCCAACACCGCCTTAGCTCAGTTGGATCAACTGGCCCAGGAATCGGGGGCAAGGGTGACAGAAGCCAATGGCCAAGTGATTTGGGCGGATTCGCTGTTTAACCAGCCGCTGCTGATTCGGGCTTGGGAAGGCAATTACTTAATCATCACCAGCAGCACTGGCGCCTTACAAACCATTGCCCAACGGCAGGGCAACCTTCTGCCCCAAACCGAACCCCTAAAAACCCTCTACGATCAACTGCACAAGCCCAACTACGGCTACTTTTTGCTCAACTGGCAAGGGATCCGTACCCTTTTGGAAGCAGCCTTGCCGGGTGGGTTGGCCACACTGGATCCAGAAGCACAGGATTTGTTGACTCGCATTGACGGGCTAGGGGTGACCAGTTATCCCGTTGGGGGGCATGGGTTGGGTCTGGAATTCCTGGTGACGGTGCCAGCGAAGCCCTAG